From Bradyrhizobium sp. 4:
AGAAGGGCTCGCTGGCGTGCATATGCTGCGAAGCCGTTCTCAGCAGCTCGCAATGCGCCGACCGGACAACAACTGACTGAGGCCGGTCGCGAAGCTGCATCATGTGTGGGTCCTGTTCGATGACGAACGGGGATCTGTGACCTGAGTGGAAGGGTTCACTAGCCACGGCATCCCACTTTCTTAAGAATGCTGCCGACAGCCGCAAGAAACGCATCCATCTGGCGCTTTGTACCGATGCTAACCCGAATGCACTCTTCCAGGCCGGGATCCGGAAAGAAGGCAACGAGGACGCTCTGGTCTAGCAACGCCGCCTGCCACCATCTGCCACCCTGGCCTACCGGCACACGGGCGAGGAGGAAGTTCGCGTGGGAAGGCGTTACGGAGAACCCAAATTCCGAGAGGGCGGCCGCTACGCGCTGACGCTCAGACCTGACGTGGCGATGGTTCTCCTCGTAGGCGTCGCGATGCGCAAGGACGCTCATGCCTACGGCATGAGCGACCACATTCATGTTAAAAACATTCTGGATGTTGCGAAGCCGCCCAATCAGCTCGGGATGGCCGAAACCGAAGCCGACGCGAATGCCAGCGGCGGAATGACTCTTGGAAAGCGTGCGCAGGACCAGAAGATTCGAATGGCGCTCAATGAGGCGTAGGCCGTCCTCAGGTGCGAAATCGACATAAGCTTCGTCCAATACGATCAATCGGTCAGACCGTGTAACGAGGCGCTCGATCTCAGCGACCGGAACGAAGGTTCCGGTCGGATTGTTCGGATTGGCCAGCAGAATGAACTTGGCATGTTTAGCCGGACCGAAAAGCAGCTCGTCCATCGGCAAGCAGTCGGGTTCAGACCAGGGAATTTCAATGAACCGGGCCCCTTGCAACATCGCAAGCTTGCGATTGAATGAGAAGCCGGGCGACATCATTGCGACGCCGTCGCCCGGGGCAAGAAAGGCTCTGTAAATGAGACTGAGGAGTTCAGACGATCCATTGCCGGCCATCACGCGATCAGTGGCAATCCCATAGGCCGCTGCGGCCGCTTGTCTCAAGCTGACATTGTCGTCTTCTGGATAGCGGTATTGCACCTCAAGAGCTGCAATCGCGCTTCGCATCACGATGGCTGGCAAGGGAAATGGGTTCTCATTCGTGTTCAGTTTCACGCAAGCATTGTCCGCGGTGGGCCGCCCGGACGGCAGAGCATCCAATTCGCGAGCCACCGGCGAGAGCGAGGAAAGCATAGTTTGCAGTTTTGCATCCAATTTGGTGTTTTTCCTTTTGTCGGCGAGGGCAGTTGATGGCCTTCATCGAGCCTACGTGATGCGCGCGCTGTGTTCGGAGCCGGGAAGCGCAAGGCGTGCTTAAATGTGAGGGGTGGGGTGCATAGGCGGGCTCAGATCTAAGCGCCGCACCGGATCCGAGCCCGTCTCAATGCCCGCGGCGATCAGCACGGATCGGATCAGGCGGGCGCACGGCGTTATCCCGGCGAATACCTGTTTCAAGAGGGGAGGAAACGCCACGTCCACTCGGCCGAACAACGCTGCTAACGTGGCTTGAACTCGCGTAATCCGCAGACAGACTGCGCACGCCTGACATGTTGCCACAAGCTACGTTCCTTCTAAAGAAGTCATGGCAGCTCGCTCCCGAGAGCGAGGTGCGCATCAGTGTCACTAGGTGGAAGAAGCCACCGATGTTCGTTGGCCTTACGATTGTGGAAGTGATGCTCACTCCAGTGGTACCAGACGAATGGGAACGTACTCTTCGGGCGGCCGTTCGGGCGCGTACGACAGCTGTGATAGCATTGCCGCGAGGGCGAGAAATGCCGCGACTGCGGCGACTGCGACGCACGTGACCAGCGCGCAATCGCGAGGCCTAGGATGGTTCATCATTCAACGCTCCGTGCGGTGTTGGTGCGGGCGGCCAGGTCTGCGCGACCCCTTCGACGGATTATCGCGCCAGCGGTAATCGATGGACCCAGGGGCGGCATTGTCTCCCTTGGAGTCGAATCGAACCGTGGCAATGGCCTTTCGATTGAGCCCGAGGTTCGGCCGCAAGCGACCCGCGTGGCGTCGACGGTGCCCGCCCGTCTGACCGAGCCTGCCCATGCTTGAGCTGGGGCATAAGCGTAGCCTGCAACCTGCGGCAGATTGGCTTGAAGCCTTGAGCTTGGCGACATCGGCTGCCCCTGCAGCATTCTTCGTCGAGTGCGGCATGGAGGTAAAGGAGCGTGCCGGAGTCGCCGGCAATGGCCAAAGACGTTCATCCACCGAATTGCCCTCGCCCAGCGCTCTCACCGGGAACTTCCAAAAGTGGTGCAGATCATTGGAGTCTCCATCGGCCTAGCCGGCGCTCTGTCCGTCGCCCCGCCGGTGCGTCGATACTTTTAGAAGGTACAATTTGACGCTACGTCCGGATCAAGTACTTCGAAGCGTGCTCGTCGAGCTTGGCAGAGCGAAGTCCCCAAGAGTGCCGACAACGCACATTCGCCAGGCGAATTGCTACGGGCCAACGATCCTCAGTCAGACAAGGATCAGCATCAGCTCATTCAGTTAGAGACATTTGAGCAACCGAGTCCGGGCAGCCGGGTGCGTCAACTCTTTCCGAGCTGGCTTTCCAGCGCGGCGAGG
This genomic window contains:
- the hisC gene encoding histidinol-phosphate transaminase, producing MLSSLSPVARELDALPSGRPTADNACVKLNTNENPFPLPAIVMRSAIAALEVQYRYPEDDNVSLRQAAAAAYGIATDRVMAGNGSSELLSLIYRAFLAPGDGVAMMSPGFSFNRKLAMLQGARFIEIPWSEPDCLPMDELLFGPAKHAKFILLANPNNPTGTFVPVAEIERLVTRSDRLIVLDEAYVDFAPEDGLRLIERHSNLLVLRTLSKSHSAAGIRVGFGFGHPELIGRLRNIQNVFNMNVVAHAVGMSVLAHRDAYEENHRHVRSERQRVAAALSEFGFSVTPSHANFLLARVPVGQGGRWWQAALLDQSVLVAFFPDPGLEECIRVSIGTKRQMDAFLAAVGSILKKVGCRG